One region of Persicobacter psychrovividus genomic DNA includes:
- the bglX gene encoding beta-glucosidase BglX: protein MRTKVTTLFFGVYAIFILLVGMTACGESQVKTDPIDKKVEEILNGMTLRQKVGQLNQLKHAKLIANNHKETDVNIDSAVINGDVGTFLNVWWMKDKRHYQKLAMEHTGIPLIFALDIIHGFRTTFPVPLGEAASWNLPLIERSARIMAIEGTSSGNMWTFAPMVDISFDARWGRMMEGAGEDPYLGSQIAAARVHGFQGDDLSANNTMLACAKHFAAYGQVEAGRDYNQTTVSERFLREYVLPPFHAAEKAGCRTFMNAFNDYDGVPCSGNKFLIRDILKGEWGFKGAVVSDYNSFEEMVDWRYAKDRKEAALKAIEAGSDIDMMGLVYMDHLQDLVEEGKVDVALIDDAVRRVLKLKFELGLFDDPFKYFTEGLQEKEWRRPEYVEHARKIARESMVLLKNDEQLLPLSKTKYKKIAVIGPIDAKPETHMGTWSAAGPKEEVVRFTEGIKNKVGKAATVTFEAGCADEHTADSKALARAIRLAKSSDFVILTLGEGQWFSGENTSLVDISLPKPQVELAKKIKALNKPTVVVMADGRPICMPWIKDNMPTILESWLAGCEAGNALADVLFGDYNPSGKLPVTFPAHTGQVPISYLKKATGRPTENGTRYLDASNDPAYPFGFGLSYTHFKYSNLKISTDSLKLGQSLQVSVDLENTGQYDGKEVVQLYISDLYGSTSRPLKELKHFELIELKKGERKTVHFTITEEDLKMWNEQMEFVAEPGEFQVQVGTNSDEVITKNFILS from the coding sequence ATGAGAACAAAGGTTACTACATTATTTTTTGGTGTTTATGCCATTTTTATACTCTTGGTTGGTATGACTGCTTGTGGTGAATCACAGGTTAAAACAGATCCTATTGACAAAAAAGTCGAAGAGATCTTGAACGGGATGACCCTTCGTCAAAAGGTCGGGCAGTTGAATCAACTCAAACACGCCAAACTCATTGCCAATAACCATAAAGAAACCGATGTCAATATTGACTCTGCCGTGATCAATGGTGATGTCGGTACATTTCTGAATGTCTGGTGGATGAAAGACAAAAGGCATTACCAAAAATTGGCGATGGAACACACTGGTATTCCCTTGATTTTTGCCCTTGATATTATTCATGGTTTCAGAACGACCTTCCCTGTACCTTTGGGTGAGGCGGCCTCATGGAACTTGCCCCTGATCGAGCGATCTGCAAGAATCATGGCGATCGAAGGAACCTCTTCGGGCAATATGTGGACCTTCGCTCCGATGGTCGATATTTCTTTTGATGCCCGTTGGGGCCGAATGATGGAAGGTGCTGGAGAAGATCCTTATTTGGGAAGTCAAATTGCTGCGGCACGAGTACATGGTTTTCAGGGCGACGACCTGAGCGCCAACAACACTATGCTTGCCTGTGCCAAGCACTTTGCCGCTTATGGACAAGTTGAGGCGGGTCGCGATTACAATCAGACGACGGTTTCGGAAAGATTCCTGCGCGAATATGTTTTGCCGCCATTTCATGCGGCTGAAAAAGCAGGTTGTCGTACGTTCATGAATGCTTTTAATGATTATGATGGCGTGCCTTGTAGTGGTAATAAATTCCTGATCCGTGATATTTTGAAAGGAGAATGGGGATTTAAAGGTGCCGTGGTTTCGGATTATAATTCTTTTGAAGAAATGGTCGATTGGCGTTATGCCAAAGACCGAAAAGAAGCAGCCCTGAAAGCGATTGAAGCAGGTTCGGACATCGATATGATGGGCTTGGTGTATATGGATCATTTGCAGGATTTGGTGGAAGAAGGGAAAGTGGATGTGGCTTTGATTGATGATGCAGTACGCCGAGTGTTGAAGCTCAAATTTGAGTTGGGGCTTTTTGATGATCCTTTCAAATATTTCACTGAAGGCCTTCAAGAAAAAGAATGGAGACGGCCTGAGTATGTGGAGCATGCCCGTAAAATTGCCCGCGAGAGCATGGTATTGCTTAAAAATGACGAGCAACTTTTGCCTTTATCCAAAACCAAATACAAGAAAATTGCCGTCATTGGACCAATCGATGCCAAGCCTGAAACCCACATGGGGACATGGTCGGCAGCAGGCCCGAAAGAAGAAGTGGTTCGTTTTACCGAAGGGATCAAAAACAAAGTGGGAAAGGCTGCGACCGTAACTTTTGAGGCAGGTTGTGCCGATGAACATACCGCAGATTCGAAAGCACTTGCTCGGGCAATCCGATTGGCCAAATCTTCGGATTTTGTGATTCTTACGCTGGGTGAAGGACAGTGGTTCTCGGGTGAAAATACCTCTTTGGTGGATATTTCCTTACCAAAACCACAGGTAGAATTAGCAAAAAAAATTAAGGCACTGAACAAACCAACCGTAGTGGTGATGGCCGATGGTCGCCCGATCTGCATGCCGTGGATTAAGGACAATATGCCGACGATTTTAGAGTCATGGCTGGCAGGATGTGAAGCTGGAAATGCTTTGGCCGATGTGTTATTTGGCGATTATAATCCTTCGGGAAAATTACCTGTAACCTTCCCTGCACACACCGGACAGGTGCCGATTTCCTATCTTAAAAAAGCGACCGGAAGACCGACCGAAAATGGAACGAGATATTTGGACGCTTCCAATGATCCGGCCTACCCTTTTGGTTTTGGATTGAGTTACACCCACTTCAAATACAGTAATCTGAAGATTTCTACCGATAGTCTCAAATTAGGACAATCCCTTCAAGTGAGTGTTGATCTTGAAAATACAGGTCAGTACGACGGCAAGGAAGTGGTTCAGCTATATATCAGTGATTTGTACGGAAGCACCAGCCGACCACTAAAAGAATTGAAGCATTTTGAATTGATCGAACTCAAAAAAGGTGAGCGCAAAACGGTGCACTTTACCATTACCGAAGAAGATCTAAAAATGTGGAATGAGCAAATGGAATTTGTGGCAGAACCTGGCGAATTTCAGGTACAGGTGGGTACCAATTCCGATGAAGTAATAACGAAAAATTTTATACTCTCATGA
- a CDS encoding MFS transporter, which produces MKLSFKEKFGYSLGELASSGLWQTLMFFLPAFYTDVYLLPASATATLFLIVRVFDAMNDPIMGTVSDRTNTRWGKFRPFLLLGALPLVFTAVMMFTVPDLSPKGKLIYAYATYFSFLIFYTMVTVPFNALIGVMSPDPEQRTALSSFKFVFAYGASLLVQGGLIPLVEKLGEGDQAKGYPLAIAGLGVLCLAGLLFAFLTTKERVQPVKQSANSVKEDFKDLSSNRPWLVLFFSSITLLIYIGIRSSAVMYYFQYFVGRKDLAPLFMVVGTIAVLAGVVPTNWMAKKIGKAKLFMICLGVISASLIFNYFLGPDQIVLIFAAQIVFSLASGPTMPLLWSMLADSSDYSEWKNGRRATGLAYSAATFAQKTGVAIGASGTLALLSWYGYQPNVEQGADALIGIKNAMTIYPALIAFASIGCFMFYNLSDQKLEQIKQELQSIKDNDKSEEKSLVSAE; this is translated from the coding sequence ATGAAGCTTTCATTCAAAGAAAAATTCGGGTATAGCCTCGGAGAGTTGGCGAGTAGTGGTTTGTGGCAAACCCTTATGTTTTTCCTTCCTGCTTTTTATACTGATGTATATTTGTTACCCGCCTCAGCGACAGCCACCTTATTCCTGATTGTTAGGGTATTTGACGCGATGAACGACCCAATTATGGGTACGGTATCGGATCGAACCAACACCCGATGGGGAAAATTCAGACCCTTCCTGTTGTTGGGAGCCCTGCCGTTGGTTTTCACGGCGGTGATGATGTTTACCGTGCCCGATTTGAGCCCGAAAGGAAAACTGATTTATGCCTATGCGACTTACTTCTCCTTCTTGATCTTCTATACGATGGTAACGGTGCCTTTCAATGCTTTGATCGGCGTGATGTCGCCTGATCCTGAGCAACGCACTGCTTTGTCGTCTTTTAAATTTGTTTTTGCCTATGGTGCAAGTTTGCTCGTGCAGGGAGGTTTGATCCCGTTGGTAGAAAAATTGGGTGAAGGAGATCAGGCCAAAGGTTATCCGTTGGCGATCGCTGGATTGGGAGTTTTGTGTTTGGCGGGATTGCTTTTTGCCTTCCTGACAACCAAAGAACGCGTTCAGCCTGTGAAGCAAAGCGCGAACAGTGTGAAGGAGGATTTCAAGGATTTGAGTTCGAACCGACCATGGTTGGTCTTGTTCTTTAGTTCGATCACCCTGTTGATTTATATCGGTATCCGAAGCTCGGCGGTGATGTATTATTTTCAATATTTCGTTGGGCGTAAGGACCTTGCACCGCTCTTTATGGTGGTCGGGACTATCGCCGTATTGGCGGGTGTGGTGCCAACCAATTGGATGGCGAAAAAGATCGGCAAGGCCAAGCTGTTTATGATTTGCTTGGGAGTGATTTCCGCTTCTTTGATCTTTAATTATTTCCTTGGCCCCGATCAAATCGTTTTGATCTTCGCCGCACAGATTGTTTTCTCTTTGGCATCTGGACCTACCATGCCATTGTTATGGTCGATGCTGGCTGATTCATCGGATTATTCTGAGTGGAAAAATGGCCGTCGCGCAACAGGACTCGCTTACTCTGCCGCAACTTTCGCTCAAAAAACGGGCGTTGCTATTGGTGCCTCTGGTACTTTGGCATTGTTGAGCTGGTATGGTTATCAGCCGAATGTGGAACAGGGAGCCGATGCACTCATAGGCATAAAAAATGCCATGACGATCTATCCTGCCCTCATTGCTTTTGCCTCAATTGGCTGTTTTATGTTCTATAATTTGAGTGATCAGAAATTAGAGCAAATCAAACAAGAATTGCAATCGATCAAAGACAATGACAAATCGGAAGAGAAGTCATTGGTGAGTGCTGAATAG
- a CDS encoding glycoside hydrolase family 28 protein: MKYLFYLLMGIFLPLNVMAQALNVTDFGAVGDGKTDNTEAVQKAIDEASRKNTTLVFPTGTFMTGMIHLKSNVTIELQSGSVWQAVPDLKLFPEIPSNADLSQSGGYTMSRRAFIFGDNLENVTLTGDGTIYPSGDHHEAFPMHEKNGSKRPYGIYFRNCQNITVRDLTLTNSAFWMLRTYLCDNVRIHNIELFNHANTNNDGMDIVDCHRVHISDCTVDSADDGICLKTEAPKGTEDVVITNCIVSSTASYIKLGTGSFGTFKRITVSNCVLRPTRATKIVHGLGYRNGITGLSLMSVDGCDIENISFNNIVMDGMMTPIFIRLSDRHKVTHTEYNDHPITAGTIKNISYSNITATNIGSVPVNITGYPENYVEGVSMHNCKFEYNTAGTVKDLTIEVPENSKNYPYPKMYGTDLPASGIYFRHVKNIIFDQVQIAPAEGDPRPAIHFDDVINYRGENVLVDYQDIKKKQFVIKNSGKLKAGI; encoded by the coding sequence ATGAAATATCTTTTTTATCTGTTGATGGGAATTTTCCTGCCATTGAATGTGATGGCGCAGGCATTGAATGTTACTGACTTTGGTGCCGTAGGCGATGGTAAAACCGACAACACCGAAGCCGTTCAAAAGGCGATCGATGAAGCGAGCCGAAAAAACACCACCCTTGTTTTCCCGACAGGAACATTCATGACGGGCATGATTCACCTGAAAAGCAATGTAACCATAGAACTGCAATCAGGTAGTGTGTGGCAAGCAGTTCCTGATCTAAAATTGTTCCCTGAAATCCCTTCGAATGCGGATTTGAGCCAATCAGGTGGTTACACCATGTCACGTCGTGCGTTTATTTTTGGTGACAATTTGGAGAATGTTACTCTGACTGGCGACGGTACCATCTACCCTTCTGGCGATCACCATGAAGCCTTTCCGATGCATGAAAAAAATGGAAGCAAGCGCCCTTATGGTATTTATTTCAGAAATTGTCAGAACATCACCGTTCGCGATTTGACACTGACCAATTCCGCTTTCTGGATGCTGAGAACTTACCTTTGTGATAACGTTCGCATCCATAACATTGAGCTGTTCAACCATGCCAACACCAACAATGATGGGATGGACATTGTGGATTGTCATCGCGTGCACATCTCTGATTGTACCGTGGACTCTGCTGATGATGGTATCTGCCTGAAAACCGAAGCACCAAAAGGAACAGAAGATGTGGTGATCACCAACTGTATCGTTTCTTCCACTGCTTCTTACATCAAATTGGGAACAGGCTCATTCGGAACTTTCAAGCGCATTACGGTTTCAAACTGTGTTTTACGTCCTACCCGCGCGACTAAGATCGTTCACGGTTTGGGCTACCGCAATGGTATTACGGGCTTGTCTTTGATGTCTGTTGATGGTTGCGATATCGAAAATATCAGCTTCAACAATATCGTGATGGATGGCATGATGACACCGATTTTTATTCGTTTGTCGGATCGTCATAAAGTAACGCATACCGAATACAATGATCACCCGATTACGGCTGGAACGATCAAAAATATCTCTTACTCCAACATCACCGCCACCAATATTGGTAGCGTTCCTGTAAACATCACGGGCTACCCTGAAAACTATGTAGAAGGGGTTAGCATGCACAACTGTAAATTTGAATACAACACGGCGGGAACAGTAAAGGATTTGACGATTGAGGTGCCCGAGAATTCAAAAAATTATCCATACCCTAAAATGTATGGTACCGATTTACCTGCGTCAGGTATTTATTTCCGACATGTAAAGAACATCATTTTTGATCAGGTACAAATCGCTCCTGCTGAGGGTGATCCTCGCCCTGCGATTCACTTTGACGATGTAATTAATTACCGAGGAGAGAATGTTTTGGTTGATTATCAAGACATTAAAAAGAAGCAATTTGTGATCAAGAATTCAGGTAAGCTGAAAGCGGGTATATAA